A genomic segment from Gracilinanus agilis isolate LMUSP501 chromosome 1, AgileGrace, whole genome shotgun sequence encodes:
- the RHBDD3 gene encoding rhomboid domain-containing protein 3: MAPGRERQAPMMQMIRGLPLASSLLLLLLCCLWVLGAGPSLALDPDLLLGHWQVHRLLTFPLGHTALPALLLSLLLFPTLGWYQESHLGTLRYVHASALGTLATGLLYLLLAGLGVPGAGSGGCGFAPIHLALLAAQHRSRTRLPGGVVPPLLLLALMHLVSSEPPFLLQLCGLLSGLAYSAGLFRRLELSERRLQTLQKARMCRALEGSCLLCFIPAPGSPLELPIVRPEAGPRHSDPGALGNLMPGLWASSPAPALLTPGLGPSLFEASVFEGVPPAGTLQWSHGESMDDNLLQAAIRASLQDEPAGAPEELRLSKSSVSSLRLQQLERMGFSTEQAVVALAATGRVEGAVSLLVEGQVGDAAQVTSVGREEPAVP, translated from the exons ATGGCCCCTGGCAGAGAACGCCAGGCCCCAATGATGCAGATGATCCGGGGGTTGCCCCTGGCCTCCTCCCTTCTGTTGCTGCTTCTCTGCTGTCTGTGGGTGCTGGGGGCCGGCCCCAGCCTTGCCCTGGACCCAGACCTGCTGCTTGGACACTGGCAGG TGCACCGGCTGCTGACCTTCCCACTAGGCCACACGGCCCTCCCAGCCCTGCTGCTGAGCCTGCTCCTCTTCCCCACCCTGGGCTGGTACCAGGAGAGCCACCTTGGCACCCTGCGCTACGTGCACGCCTCGGCCCTGGGCACCCTGGCCACGGGGCTCCTCTACCTGCTCCTGGCAGGGCTCGGGGTGCCTGGGGCCGGCAGCGGGGGCTGTGGCTTCGCGCCCATCCACCTGGCGCTGCTGGCAGCCCAGCATCGGAGCCGGACGAGGCTGCCTGGCGGGGTGGTCCCGCCCTTGCTGCTGCTGGCCCTCATGCACCTGGTGAGCTCCGAGCCCCCCTTCCTGCTGCAGCTCTGCGGCCTGCTCTCAGGCCTGGCCT ACTCGGCCGGACTCTTCCGCCGGCTGGAGCTCTCGGAGCGCAGGCTGCAGACCCTGCAGAAGGCCAGAATGTGCCGGGCGCTGGAGGGGAGCTGCCTGCTCTGCTTCATCCCGGCCCCCGGCAGCCCCTTGGAGCTGCCCATCGTCCGTCCAGAAGCTGGCCCGAG ACACTCAGACCCTGGAGCTCTTGGGAATTTGATGCCCGGACTTTGGGCCTCGTCTCCGGCCCCGGCCcttctgactcctggcctgggGCCCTCCCTGTTTGAGGCGTCCGTCTTTGAAGGCGTCCCCCCCGCGGGGACCCTGCAGTGGAGCCACGGAGAAAGCATGGACGATAACCTGCTCCAGGCCGCCATCCGCGCTTCCCTTCAGGACGAGCCTGCGGGGGCCCCGGAGGAGCTGAGGCTGTCCAAGTCCTCGGTGTCCTCCCTGAG GCTCCAGCAGCTGGAGCGCATGGGCTTCTCCACCGAGCAGGCCGTGGTGGCGCTCGCGGCCACGGGCCGCGTGGAAGGGGCCGTCTCGCTCCTGGTGGAGGGGCAGGTGGGCGACGCGGCCCAGGTGACGTCTGTGGGCCGGGAGGAACCTGCCGTGCCGTAA